Proteins encoded in a region of the Rhodococcus sp. SBT000017 genome:
- a CDS encoding class I SAM-dependent methyltransferase produces the protein MTTFKDSGNRTVNGAQKLKISEILELISDGNIPLRFTAYDGSTAGPEDARIGLNLKSPRGTTYLATAPGDLGMARAYVSGDLEATGVHPGDPYELLALMGDELHFRRPSAMTLTSIARSLGWDVLRPIAPPPQEAIPRWRRIAEGLRHSKTRDAEAIHHHYDVSNAFYEMVLGPSMTYTCAAFESNDQSLEAAQENKYRLVFDKLGLKPGDRLLDIGCGWGSMVRYAARRGVQVIGVTLSQEQASWAQKAIADEGLSELAEVRFSDYRDVAETNFDAISSIGLTEHIGVHNYPSYFSFIQSKLRDGGRLLNHSITRPDNRAHAKAGSFIDRYVFPDGELTGSGRIITEIQDVGLEVRHEENLREHYALTLAGWCRNLVDNWDACVAEAGEGTARVWGLYMAGSRLGFERNVVQLHQVLAVKLGPKGEAGVPLRPWWDG, from the coding sequence ATGACGACGTTCAAGGACTCCGGCAATCGCACGGTGAACGGTGCCCAGAAGCTCAAGATCTCCGAGATTCTGGAACTGATCTCCGACGGCAACATCCCACTGCGCTTCACCGCATACGACGGCAGCACCGCAGGACCCGAGGACGCGAGAATCGGCCTCAACCTCAAGAGCCCTCGTGGAACCACTTATCTCGCAACCGCTCCCGGCGATCTCGGCATGGCGCGCGCGTACGTCTCGGGCGATCTCGAAGCAACGGGCGTCCATCCCGGCGACCCCTACGAGTTGCTGGCACTGATGGGCGACGAGCTGCACTTTCGCCGGCCCTCGGCCATGACACTGACATCGATCGCCCGCTCGCTCGGCTGGGATGTGTTGCGGCCCATAGCTCCCCCGCCCCAGGAGGCGATTCCGCGGTGGCGTCGCATCGCAGAAGGTCTGCGCCACTCCAAGACTCGGGACGCGGAAGCGATCCATCACCACTACGACGTGTCCAATGCCTTCTACGAGATGGTGCTGGGCCCCTCGATGACGTACACGTGTGCTGCGTTCGAGAGCAACGATCAGTCTCTGGAAGCGGCGCAGGAGAACAAGTATCGACTGGTGTTCGACAAGCTCGGACTGAAGCCGGGCGATCGTCTACTCGACATCGGCTGTGGCTGGGGTTCGATGGTGCGCTACGCCGCGCGCAGAGGCGTCCAGGTCATCGGCGTGACGCTCTCGCAGGAGCAGGCGTCGTGGGCGCAGAAGGCCATCGCCGACGAGGGCCTGTCCGAGTTGGCCGAGGTGCGTTTCTCCGACTACCGCGACGTCGCCGAGACCAACTTCGACGCCATCTCCTCCATCGGACTGACCGAGCACATCGGCGTGCACAACTACCCGTCGTACTTCTCGTTCATCCAGTCCAAGCTGCGGGACGGCGGCCGGCTGCTCAACCACTCGATCACGCGTCCGGACAATCGCGCGCATGCCAAGGCGGGCAGCTTCATCGATCGGTACGTCTTCCCCGACGGCGAGCTCACCGGTTCCGGACGCATCATCACCGAGATCCAGGACGTCGGTCTCGAGGTCCGTCACGAGGAGAACCTGCGCGAGCACTACGCACTGACCCTCGCCGGATGGTGCCGAAACCTCGTCGACAACTGGGACGCCTGCGTCGCCGAGGCGGGCGAGGGAACAGCCCGCGTGTGGGGCCTGTACATGGCCGGGTCCCGTCTGGGATTCGAGCGCAATGTGGTTCAGCTGCACCAGGTTCTGGCGGTCAAGCTCGGACCGAAGGGCGAAGCAGGAGTCCCCCTGCGGCCCTGGTGGGACGGCTGA
- a CDS encoding YbaB/EbfC family nucleoid-associated protein, translating to MASILQQAQQMQQQLMAAQAEIAETEVTGQAGGGLVVATVKGTGEVVGLTIDPKVVDPDDIETLQDLVIGAIADASKAAQNVASEKLGPLAGGLGGMPGLPGF from the coding sequence ATGGCATCGATCCTGCAGCAGGCCCAGCAGATGCAGCAGCAGCTGATGGCGGCGCAGGCAGAGATCGCGGAAACCGAAGTGACCGGCCAGGCGGGCGGCGGACTCGTAGTCGCCACGGTCAAGGGAACCGGTGAGGTGGTCGGACTGACCATCGACCCCAAGGTCGTCGATCCCGACGACATCGAAACGTTGCAGGACCTGGTGATCGGTGCCATCGCCGATGCTTCGAAGGCAGCGCAGAACGTCGCGAGCGAGAAGCTCGGTCCCCTCGCTGGTGGTCTCGGTGGCATGCCCGGCCTGCCCGGGTTCTAG
- a CDS encoding type IV toxin-antitoxin system AbiEi family antitoxin domain-containing protein, with protein sequence MENDGVRIPQSVLDAQHGLVTTVQLRAWGFTPKAIRHRVETGQWLRVFRNVICVTNGPLNREMELQAALLYGGGGAILSHNTAAHQWGMLREYAGPIHLTVPRACSAISQPPTMRHVLTRPTSLSNARIHPGVVVHRSLAIEHIGVDTDPRRTSKEDTVLDLAVSAPTAHEGAAAFVSAMTNGRVSVSAMRRKIELRRPRRYKKILLDALSLLAGGVQSVLEFRYATDVEQAHGLPSGRRQAPHHIGERVLFEDVEYSEGGLIVRLDGQQFHSARDVRFRDRLRDNAAELSNRPRLVYGWQEVSTDPCGVYREVRDVLVREGWTDTSYACECCAVVRLGAAQGT encoded by the coding sequence ATGGAAAACGACGGGGTCCGGATACCGCAGTCTGTTCTCGATGCTCAGCACGGGCTGGTGACCACTGTCCAGCTCCGCGCATGGGGGTTCACTCCAAAGGCCATCCGCCACCGCGTCGAGACCGGCCAATGGCTGCGAGTGTTTCGGAACGTCATCTGTGTGACGAATGGTCCACTCAACCGGGAGATGGAGTTGCAGGCGGCGCTGCTGTACGGAGGCGGCGGCGCGATCCTGAGTCACAACACCGCCGCGCACCAGTGGGGGATGCTGCGTGAGTACGCCGGGCCAATCCATCTGACTGTGCCGCGTGCGTGCTCTGCCATCAGTCAACCGCCGACGATGCGTCACGTGCTGACTCGTCCGACATCGCTGAGCAATGCGCGTATCCATCCCGGCGTGGTCGTGCATCGTTCGTTGGCCATCGAACACATCGGTGTCGACACCGATCCGCGTCGGACGAGCAAAGAAGACACGGTCTTGGACTTGGCGGTATCCGCTCCGACGGCGCACGAGGGGGCAGCTGCTTTTGTCTCAGCTATGACCAATGGGAGAGTCTCCGTCTCGGCAATGCGTCGGAAGATCGAACTGCGGCGACCGAGACGGTACAAGAAAATCCTGCTCGACGCCCTGTCGCTCTTGGCGGGTGGTGTCCAGTCCGTTCTCGAATTCCGCTACGCGACCGATGTCGAGCAGGCGCACGGACTGCCTTCCGGTCGTCGTCAGGCACCCCACCACATCGGTGAACGGGTGTTGTTCGAGGACGTCGAGTATTCCGAGGGTGGTCTGATCGTTCGGCTCGACGGTCAGCAATTCCACTCGGCGAGGGATGTCAGATTTCGAGACCGCCTACGAGACAACGCCGCCGAGCTCAGTAATCGCCCGCGGTTGGTCTACGGATGGCAGGAAGTGTCCACTGACCCATGTGGGGTGTACCGCGAGGTGCGTGATGTTCTGGTGCGGGAGGGCTGGACGGACACGTCGTATGCGTGCGAGTGCTGCGCAGTGGTGCGGCTAGGTGCCGCCCAGGGCACTTAA
- a CDS encoding LysR family transcriptional regulator, protein MNVERLRVLRELADRGTVAAVAEALSMTPSAVSQQLKLLVKEAGVTLLEPDGRRLRLTDAGRALVLRTDDVFAALDRATAEMDRYRASPRGRVRVALFPSGAALLLPGLLTRLANSDVDIDARDEDLPASSVPELLADYDVVLTHRDDRAPSTAGPRIEVTTLMREPIDLVLPPGHALAQHESIYLRDLVDERWISVRGGFPVDDVLLSVAAATGVEPRVMQRVNDFRVTEVLVAAGHGVALMPRYAVVHPGLVRRELSGVRAGRIYELATRPDAGRLPAIAAVLDAFRAEATFRTGLWPSAS, encoded by the coding sequence ATGAATGTGGAGCGGCTCAGGGTCCTCCGGGAACTCGCCGACAGGGGGACCGTCGCTGCCGTCGCCGAGGCGCTGTCCATGACGCCGTCGGCGGTGTCTCAGCAGCTCAAGCTGCTGGTCAAGGAAGCTGGGGTGACGCTCCTCGAACCCGACGGGCGTCGGCTGCGCCTCACCGACGCCGGGCGGGCATTGGTGCTCAGGACCGATGATGTGTTCGCCGCTCTCGATCGAGCCACAGCAGAGATGGATCGCTACCGGGCGTCCCCGCGGGGACGCGTCCGAGTTGCGCTGTTCCCGTCCGGTGCCGCGCTGCTGCTGCCCGGGTTGCTGACGCGGTTGGCGAACTCGGACGTCGACATCGACGCCCGCGACGAGGATTTGCCCGCATCTTCGGTGCCGGAACTGTTGGCGGACTACGACGTCGTGCTCACACACCGCGACGACCGGGCACCGTCGACCGCGGGCCCGCGCATCGAAGTGACCACCCTCATGCGTGAGCCCATCGATCTGGTGCTGCCGCCCGGTCATGCGCTGGCGCAACACGAATCGATATACCTCCGGGACTTGGTCGACGAACGCTGGATCAGTGTGCGCGGAGGGTTTCCGGTGGACGACGTGCTGCTCTCGGTGGCCGCCGCCACCGGCGTAGAACCGCGAGTGATGCAGCGAGTGAACGACTTCCGCGTCACCGAGGTGTTGGTGGCGGCGGGGCACGGCGTGGCGTTGATGCCGCGCTACGCCGTCGTGCATCCGGGCTTGGTGCGCAGAGAACTGTCCGGGGTGCGGGCAGGGCGCATCTACGAACTCGCGACGAGACCCGACGCAGGACGGCTACCGGCGATCGCGGCAGTGCTCGACGCGTTCAGGGCGGAAGCGACGTTCAGGACAGGGCTTTGGCCTTCAGCGTCATGA
- a CDS encoding EamA family transporter produces the protein MTTRDRLLGLTVVVLWGLNFLAIRVGLDHFPPFFFAALRFLVIAVPVVLFVPRPKVPLKWLLLYGFGFGFLQFAFLFAAMAAGMPTGLASLVLQSSAPFTVVLGAILLREHVSRRQAIGIAIAVIGMVLIGWDRAQNATLLPVILTLLAGLGWAFGNLGNRLAKSDSPMTLMLWMTVVPPVPMLALSAMVEGPSTGWQALMASFGPQGWPGLVALAYIVIPATIVGSGLWSILMSRNPAGLVAPFSLLVPVVGIAGAWIFLGENPSVLALIGGVVVIGGCLGGMAVRRPVEVLEKAPV, from the coding sequence ATGACCACTCGCGACCGCCTCCTCGGACTGACCGTCGTCGTATTGTGGGGACTGAACTTTCTCGCCATCCGCGTGGGGCTCGATCACTTCCCGCCGTTCTTCTTCGCTGCATTGCGATTCCTGGTCATCGCCGTTCCCGTCGTGCTGTTCGTCCCGCGGCCGAAGGTTCCGCTGAAGTGGCTGCTGCTCTACGGGTTCGGGTTCGGGTTCCTGCAGTTCGCCTTCCTGTTCGCAGCGATGGCGGCCGGCATGCCCACCGGATTGGCGTCGCTCGTGCTGCAGTCGTCCGCCCCGTTCACCGTCGTTCTCGGCGCGATTCTGCTGCGCGAGCACGTCTCCCGCCGACAGGCGATCGGTATCGCGATCGCCGTGATCGGCATGGTGCTGATCGGGTGGGATCGCGCCCAGAACGCCACCCTGCTGCCGGTGATCCTCACCCTGCTCGCCGGCCTCGGTTGGGCGTTCGGCAACCTGGGGAATCGGCTCGCCAAGTCCGATTCGCCGATGACGCTGATGCTGTGGATGACCGTCGTCCCGCCGGTGCCGATGCTGGCGCTGTCGGCGATGGTCGAGGGTCCGAGCACAGGCTGGCAGGCACTGATGGCATCGTTCGGTCCGCAGGGCTGGCCCGGTCTGGTCGCGTTGGCCTACATCGTGATTCCGGCCACGATCGTCGGTAGCGGCCTGTGGAGCATCCTGATGAGCCGCAACCCCGCCGGTCTCGTCGCGCCGTTCTCGCTGCTCGTTCCCGTCGTCGGCATCGCGGGTGCCTGGATCTTCCTGGGCGAGAACCCCTCGGTGCTGGCACTGATCGGTGGCGTCGTCGTCATCGGCGGGTGTCTCGGGGGCATGGCGGTCCGACGACCTGTCGAAGTACTGGAGAAAGCACCGGTGTGA
- a CDS encoding FAD-binding oxidoreductase, whose amino-acid sequence MASVNALLGRRPEPRESGYAAHRSGVEQLLRSYRAIPADATVRLAKKTSNLFRARTSTTTPGLDVSGLSKVISVDPASRTADVAGMCTYEDLVDATLPYGLAPLVVPQLKTITLGGAVTGLGIESTSFRSGLPHESVLEIDVLTGSGEIVTATPEGEHADLYWGFPNSYGTLGYSTRLRIQLEPVLPYVALRHLRFHDLDTLQSTMDTIVEQREYDGIEVQYLDGVVFSADESYLTLGVQTDEPGPVSDYTGADIFYRSIQHASDTPKTDRLTIHDYLWRWDTDWFWCSRAFGTQNPRIRRFWPRKYRRSSFYWKLIGLDRKYDIADRLEKRKGNPPRERVVQDVEVPIEHTAGFAQWFLDNIPIEPLWLCPLRLREPAAPGANPARPWPLYPLEPKRTYVNIGFWSSVPIVAGEPEGAANRAIEKKVTEFDGHKSLYSDAYYTEDEFAVLYGGERYIQLKKKYDPESRLLDLYSKAVQRR is encoded by the coding sequence GTGGCTTCAGTGAATGCTCTTCTCGGACGACGGCCAGAACCGAGGGAGAGCGGTTACGCAGCGCACCGGTCGGGTGTCGAGCAGCTGCTTCGCAGCTATCGCGCAATTCCGGCCGATGCGACGGTGCGTCTGGCGAAGAAGACGTCCAACCTGTTCCGGGCCAGGACGTCCACCACCACGCCGGGTCTCGACGTATCGGGCCTGAGCAAGGTCATCTCCGTCGATCCCGCCTCGCGCACAGCCGATGTCGCCGGCATGTGCACCTACGAGGACCTGGTCGACGCGACGCTTCCCTACGGTCTCGCGCCCCTCGTCGTCCCGCAGCTCAAGACGATCACCCTCGGTGGAGCCGTCACCGGACTCGGTATCGAGTCGACGTCGTTTCGTAGTGGACTCCCGCACGAATCGGTGCTGGAGATCGATGTACTCACCGGTAGCGGCGAGATCGTCACCGCGACACCGGAGGGCGAACACGCAGATCTCTACTGGGGCTTCCCCAACTCGTACGGCACCCTGGGCTACTCCACTCGGCTGCGGATCCAGCTCGAACCCGTGCTGCCGTATGTCGCGTTGCGCCACCTACGATTTCACGATCTCGACACTCTCCAGTCCACGATGGACACCATCGTCGAACAGCGCGAGTACGACGGCATCGAGGTCCAGTACCTCGACGGTGTGGTGTTCAGCGCCGACGAAAGCTATCTCACCCTCGGTGTCCAGACCGACGAACCGGGGCCGGTCAGCGACTACACCGGTGCCGACATCTTCTACCGCTCGATCCAGCACGCGTCGGACACACCGAAGACCGACCGCCTCACCATTCACGACTACCTGTGGCGCTGGGACACCGATTGGTTCTGGTGCTCCCGCGCATTCGGAACACAGAACCCGAGAATCCGACGCTTCTGGCCGCGCAAGTACCGGCGCAGTAGTTTCTACTGGAAGTTGATCGGCCTCGATCGCAAGTACGACATTGCCGATCGACTCGAGAAGCGCAAGGGAAATCCGCCGCGCGAACGCGTCGTGCAGGATGTCGAGGTTCCGATCGAACACACCGCCGGCTTCGCGCAGTGGTTCCTCGACAACATCCCGATCGAGCCGTTGTGGTTGTGCCCGTTGCGTCTTCGTGAGCCCGCAGCGCCAGGTGCCAATCCGGCCCGACCGTGGCCGCTGTACCCACTCGAACCGAAACGCACCTACGTCAACATCGGCTTCTGGTCCTCGGTCCCGATCGTTGCAGGCGAACCCGAGGGTGCCGCGAACCGCGCTATCGAGAAGAAAGTGACCGAGTTCGACGGGCATAAATCGCTGTACTCGGATGCTTATTACACCGAGGATGAATTCGCCGTGCTGTACGGCGGTGAGAGATATATCCAGCTGAAGAAGAAATACGATCCCGAATCCCGATTGTTGGATTTGTACTCGAAGGCTGTGCAACGCAGATGA
- a CDS encoding type 1 glutamine amidotransferase, translating to MSESTVRIGLVLPDVMGTYGDNGNALILRQRLRMRDIDAEVVQITLNDPVPDSLDVYTLGGAEDSAQRLATRHLTRYPGLQNAAARGVPVLAICAAIQVLGHWYETSAGERVDGISLFDVTTAPQATRSIGEVVTEPALDGLSQKLSGFENHRGGTTLGLDASPLAKVTHGVGNGVGDGREGVVQGSVIGTYMHGPVLARNPELADYLLERALGATLAPLELPEVAQLRKERLR from the coding sequence ATGTCTGAGTCCACCGTTCGCATCGGCCTCGTCCTGCCCGACGTGATGGGCACCTACGGCGACAACGGAAACGCGCTCATTCTGCGGCAGAGACTGCGGATGCGAGACATCGACGCCGAGGTCGTCCAGATCACCCTGAACGATCCGGTTCCCGATTCACTCGACGTGTACACCCTTGGTGGAGCGGAGGATTCAGCTCAACGCCTCGCGACCCGTCATCTCACCCGATACCCGGGACTGCAGAACGCGGCCGCCCGCGGGGTGCCGGTGCTCGCCATCTGTGCCGCGATCCAGGTCCTCGGTCACTGGTACGAAACCTCCGCGGGTGAACGCGTCGACGGCATCTCCCTGTTCGACGTGACCACCGCACCTCAGGCCACCAGGTCCATCGGTGAAGTCGTCACCGAACCCGCGCTCGACGGCCTGAGCCAGAAACTCTCCGGTTTCGAGAATCACCGCGGTGGAACAACTCTCGGACTCGACGCGTCCCCTTTGGCCAAGGTCACCCACGGCGTGGGCAACGGCGTCGGCGACGGCCGCGAAGGCGTCGTACAAGGTTCTGTGATCGGCACCTACATGCACGGCCCGGTACTCGCCCGAAACCCGGAGTTGGCGGACTACCTGCTGGAGCGGGCGTTGGGCGCGACTCTCGCGCCACTGGAGTTGCCCGAGGTTGCGCAGCTGCGGAAAGAGCGGCTCCGCTAG
- a CDS encoding Mur ligase family protein: MVEVGERRRIGARGRVALRAAELATWASRKAGRGKGSMIGGLVALKIDPDILGGLGRGRRTVIVTGTNGKSTTTRMTAAALATLGDVATQADGANMDAGIVAALHAHFDAELAALEVDELHVPHVSDAVDPAAIVLLNLSRDQLDRVGEINMIERKLRAGLARHPETVVIANCDDVLVTSAAFDAPNVVWVAAGGGWAGDSVSCPRTGEPIVWDGEHWYSTGSDFKRPTPDWWLDDENLYGPDGLVLPMTLALPGKANRGNAAQAVAAAVTLGASAEDAVAAASSVDEVAGRYSTIQYGPHSVRMLLAKNPAGWQEALSMIDPTCDGLVIVVNGQVPDGEDLSWLWDVRFEHFENVAVVAAGERATDLGVRLLYAGSQHTTIADPLQAIASCPPGRVEVLANYTAFRDLGRALAREVKDV, encoded by the coding sequence ATGGTTGAAGTGGGTGAGCGCAGACGTATCGGCGCACGTGGTCGCGTGGCTCTGCGCGCGGCGGAGCTGGCGACCTGGGCGTCCCGCAAAGCAGGCCGCGGCAAGGGATCGATGATCGGCGGCCTCGTCGCACTCAAGATCGACCCGGACATCCTCGGCGGACTCGGCCGCGGTCGACGCACCGTCATCGTCACCGGCACCAACGGCAAGTCCACCACCACCAGAATGACTGCTGCGGCGCTGGCCACCCTCGGTGACGTCGCCACCCAGGCCGACGGCGCGAACATGGACGCCGGCATCGTCGCTGCACTGCACGCCCACTTCGACGCCGAGCTGGCCGCTCTCGAGGTCGACGAACTGCACGTCCCCCATGTGTCCGACGCCGTCGATCCCGCTGCCATCGTGCTGCTCAACCTCAGTCGCGATCAGCTCGACCGTGTGGGCGAGATCAACATGATCGAACGCAAGCTGCGCGCGGGCCTGGCCCGGCACCCCGAGACCGTCGTCATCGCCAACTGCGACGACGTCCTCGTCACCTCCGCCGCGTTCGACGCACCGAACGTCGTCTGGGTCGCAGCGGGTGGTGGATGGGCAGGCGACTCGGTCAGCTGCCCGCGCACCGGCGAACCCATCGTGTGGGACGGCGAGCATTGGTACAGCACCGGCAGTGATTTCAAGCGCCCGACGCCGGACTGGTGGCTCGACGACGAGAATCTCTACGGCCCCGACGGGCTCGTACTGCCGATGACTCTGGCGTTGCCAGGAAAAGCCAACCGCGGCAACGCAGCTCAGGCTGTCGCCGCGGCAGTGACCCTGGGCGCGAGCGCGGAAGATGCCGTCGCGGCCGCGTCGAGCGTCGACGAGGTAGCCGGACGCTACTCCACCATTCAGTACGGACCGCATTCCGTCCGAATGCTTCTCGCGAAGAACCCCGCGGGCTGGCAGGAAGCGCTGTCGATGATCGACCCCACCTGCGACGGACTCGTCATCGTCGTCAACGGGCAGGTTCCCGACGGTGAAGACCTGTCGTGGCTGTGGGATGTCCGCTTCGAGCACTTCGAGAACGTCGCCGTGGTCGCCGCCGGTGAGCGCGCGACCGACCTCGGTGTGCGTCTGCTCTACGCCGGTTCGCAGCACACCACCATCGCAGATCCGTTGCAGGCCATCGCATCCTGCCCGCCGGGACGAGTCGAAGTGCTCGCCAACTACACCGCGTTCCGCGATCTCGGGCGCGCGCTGGCACGTGAGGTGAAAGATGTCTGA
- a CDS encoding PLDc N-terminal domain-containing protein encodes MDSFWDFLWLLIVGFAFVAYLMVMLSIIGDLFRNHKASGLVKAAWVLFLIIAPFFTALIYLIVNGGNMAERQVAAMQHAKDQQEDYIKHVAGRSASEEIAHAKVLLDNGTIDQDEFMTLKAKALS; translated from the coding sequence ATGGACTCTTTCTGGGATTTTCTTTGGCTACTCATCGTCGGATTCGCCTTCGTGGCCTACCTCATGGTGATGCTGTCGATCATCGGAGACCTCTTCCGAAACCACAAGGCATCCGGGCTCGTGAAAGCCGCGTGGGTACTGTTCCTCATCATTGCGCCGTTCTTCACCGCACTGATTTACCTCATCGTGAACGGCGGCAACATGGCCGAGCGCCAGGTTGCAGCCATGCAGCACGCCAAGGACCAGCAGGAGGACTACATCAAGCACGTCGCCGGGCGGTCGGCATCGGAGGAGATTGCACACGCAAAAGTGTTGCTGGACAACGGAACCATCGACCAGGACGAGTTCATGACGCTGAAGGCCAAAGCCCTGTCCTGA
- the recR gene encoding recombination mediator RecR has product MYEGPVQDLIDELGKFPGVGPKSAQRIAFHLLGVEPPEVDRLMRALQRIRDGVQFCIVCGTVSDKELCRICADSRRDRSMICVVEEPKDVQAVERTREFKGRYHVLGGALDPLNGVGPDQLRIRELLTRVGTQDDGVDVTEVIIATDPNTEGEATATYLVRMMRDFPGLAITRLASGLPMGGDLEFADELTLGRALTGRRRM; this is encoded by the coding sequence GTGTACGAAGGTCCGGTACAGGATCTGATCGACGAGCTCGGCAAGTTCCCCGGAGTCGGTCCGAAAAGTGCTCAGCGCATAGCCTTTCACCTCCTGGGTGTCGAACCGCCTGAGGTGGACCGGCTGATGCGCGCACTGCAGCGCATCCGCGATGGTGTGCAGTTCTGCATCGTCTGTGGCACGGTCTCGGACAAGGAACTGTGCCGAATCTGTGCCGATTCGCGTCGAGACAGATCGATGATCTGCGTCGTCGAAGAGCCCAAAGATGTGCAGGCCGTGGAACGTACGCGAGAATTCAAGGGTCGCTACCACGTGCTCGGCGGAGCACTCGATCCACTGAACGGTGTGGGTCCGGATCAACTGCGTATCCGAGAGCTGTTGACTCGGGTGGGAACTCAGGACGACGGAGTGGACGTCACCGAGGTCATTATCGCCACCGACCCCAACACCGAGGGCGAAGCAACGGCCACGTATCTGGTGCGCATGATGCGAGACTTCCCCGGCCTGGCCATTACCCGCCTCGCCTCCGGCCTGCCCATGGGCGGAGACCTCGAATTTGCCGACGAGTTGACCCTAGGGCGTGCGCTGACCGGGCGTCGACGTATGTGA
- a CDS encoding SRPBCC family protein, producing the protein MAQVSASSSVTIAAAPDRVLTALADYETVRPRILPEQYRDYEVVAGGQGDGTVVRWTLQATEKRVRNVAATITVAGSTITERDANSSMVTTWSVAPDGAGTTVTTTTEWKGAGGIGGFFEKTFAPLGLKKIQAATLENLRRELI; encoded by the coding sequence GTGGCTCAGGTCAGTGCATCCAGTTCCGTCACCATCGCTGCCGCACCGGATCGGGTGCTCACCGCGCTCGCCGACTACGAGACGGTGCGCCCGCGCATCCTGCCCGAGCAGTACCGCGATTACGAGGTGGTCGCGGGCGGGCAAGGAGACGGAACCGTGGTCAGGTGGACCCTGCAGGCCACCGAGAAGCGAGTGCGCAATGTCGCCGCCACCATCACCGTCGCCGGATCGACCATCACCGAACGCGACGCCAATTCGTCCATGGTCACCACCTGGTCGGTCGCCCCGGACGGCGCAGGCACCACCGTCACCACGACGACCGAATGGAAGGGTGCAGGCGGCATCGGCGGATTCTTCGAGAAGACCTTCGCGCCGCTGGGACTGAAGAAGATCCAGGCCGCGACGCTGGAGAACCTGCGTCGCGAGTTGATCTAG